The following proteins are co-located in the Pseudomonas sp. DY-1 genome:
- a CDS encoding GPW/gp25 family protein: MALSNGRHLAFPFRIGDDGRSVAPANDDAHVHDELLQLLLTSPAERLFLPEFGGGVRKLVFEPSSEALRGVVKARITNGLTRWLGHRLTVEMVDVIWDDAAATLEVTLKYRPAGSPDSRVIKFQRSSR, from the coding sequence ATGGCACTTTCCAATGGACGGCACCTGGCCTTCCCCTTCCGCATCGGAGACGACGGCCGCAGCGTCGCCCCGGCGAACGACGACGCCCATGTGCATGACGAGCTGCTGCAATTGCTGCTGACCAGCCCGGCCGAGCGCCTGTTCCTGCCGGAATTCGGCGGCGGCGTGCGCAAGCTGGTATTCGAACCTTCCTCCGAGGCACTTCGCGGGGTGGTCAAGGCGCGTATCACCAACGGCCTGACCCGCTGGCTGGGACACCGGCTGACGGTGGAAATGGTCGACGTGATCTGGGATGACGCCGCCGCCACTCTGGAAGTGACCCTCAAGTACCGACCCGCGGGCAGCCCGGACTCGCGCGTCATCAAGTTCCAGCGCAGCTCGCGCTAG
- a CDS encoding phage baseplate assembly protein V, with the protein MDQLLEHTVERLVEHAVRRYFGKYRGTVTDIDDPNDQCRIRATVPGVLGEHPCGWALPAAPFAGDGHGMVLLPKVGSGVWIEFEAGNLDNPIWSGAWWAQGQRPEPKGAGVRVIVSEQGHKVVLDDEANEVRISHGDEMIAKTITLTASEIIITCGACEIRLSNETISLNNGLIKVGLAGVSLVNGAMSFGVPPT; encoded by the coding sequence ATGGACCAACTCCTGGAACACACGGTCGAACGGCTGGTCGAGCACGCGGTCAGGCGCTACTTCGGCAAGTACCGAGGTACCGTCACCGACATCGACGACCCCAACGACCAATGCCGCATCCGCGCCACGGTGCCCGGCGTGCTCGGCGAACACCCGTGCGGCTGGGCCTTGCCGGCCGCGCCATTCGCCGGAGACGGCCACGGCATGGTGCTGCTGCCAAAGGTGGGCTCGGGCGTCTGGATCGAGTTCGAGGCAGGCAACCTGGACAACCCCATCTGGTCGGGCGCCTGGTGGGCCCAGGGCCAACGCCCCGAGCCCAAGGGCGCCGGTGTGCGCGTCATCGTCTCCGAGCAGGGCCACAAGGTGGTACTGGATGACGAGGCCAACGAGGTCCGCATCAGCCATGGCGACGAGATGATCGCCAAGACCATCACGCTCACCGCCAGCGAAATCATCATCACCTGCGGCGCCTGCGAGATCCGCCTGAGCAACGAGACCATTTCGCTGAACAACGGCCTGATCAAGGTCGGCCTGGCCGGAGTCAGCCTGGTCAATGGCGCCATGAGTTTCGGGGTGCCGCCGACATGA